The window CTGCGGCCCCGGGGGCAGGTGGTCCTCATCGCCGGTGGCGACGGCAAGGGCGCGGATTTCGGCGACCTGCGCGAGGTCCTCCCGGGCCTGGTGCGGGCGGTGGTGCTGATCGGCCGGGACGGGCCGCGGATCGGTGAGGCACTCGCGGGTGCACTGCCGACCGTCTCCGCCGCGGACATGGCGGGGGCGGTGGCCGAGTGCCGGCGCCTCGCGGAGCCCGGGGACGCGGTGCTCCTGTCGCCCGCCTGCGCGAGCTTCGACATGTTCCGGGGCTACGACCACCGGGGTGAGGTCTTCGTCGAGGCCGTGCGCCAGGAGCTGGGGGCGTGAGAAAGCTCGCCGCAGCCGGGGCCATTCCCGCCAGCGAGGCGCCCGCGCGCCACTCGCTCGCGGCCCGGCACGACCTCTGGCTGATGGGCGCGTTCGCCGCGATCCTGACGCTCGGGCTCGTGATGGTGGCCTCGGCCTCGATCGCGCTCGCCGACCGCCAGACGGGGCAGCCGCTCTACTACCTCTGGCGCCAGCTGGGCTACACCGCTGCCGGCGTCCTGCTGATGGCGCTGACGGTGCGCATCCCGCTCGCCCGCTGGCGCGCCCACGGCCCGCTGCTGCTGTTCGCGAGCGTGGTGCTGCTGGGGCTGGTCCTGGTCCCCGGGGTCGGCCGCGAGGTGAACGGCAGCTACCGCTGGATCCCGCTCGGCCCCATCAACATGCAGCCCTCCGAGCTGGCGAAGCTGTTCATGATCCTGTTCCTCGCCGGCTACCTGGTGCGCCGGGGGCACGAGGTGCGCACCCGCTTCAGCGGCTTCGCCAAGCCCATGGCGCTGCTCGTGGGCATCTCCGGGCTGCTCCTGATGGAGCCGGACTACGGTGCGACGGCGGTGCTGTTCGCGACCACCCTGGGCATGCTCTTCCTCGGGGGGGTCCCCCTCGTGCTCTTCCTCGGCTGGGTCGCCGCCGGGCTCGGGGTGATGGTGGCGATGGTGCTGCTCGCGCCCTACCGGCTGCAGCGCCTGACCACCTTCATGGACCCCTGGGTCGACCCCTTCAACACCGGCTTCCAGCTGACCCAGGCCCTGATCGCCGTCGGGCGCGGGCAGTGGCTCGGCGTGGGGCTCGGGGGCAGCGTCCAGAAGCTCTTCTATCTCCCGGAGGCCCACACCGACTTCCTGGTCGCGGTGCTCGCCGAGGAGCTCGGGCTGCTGGGGCTGCTGGTCGTCGTGGGGCTCTTCGCGTTCGTGGTCCTGCGTGCCTTCCAGCTCGC of the Gammaproteobacteria bacterium genome contains:
- the ftsW gene encoding putative lipid II flippase FtsW, yielding MGAFAAILTLGLVMVASASIALADRQTGQPLYYLWRQLGYTAAGVLLMALTVRIPLARWRAHGPLLLFASVVLLGLVLVPGVGREVNGSYRWIPLGPINMQPSELAKLFMILFLAGYLVRRGHEVRTRFSGFAKPMALLVGISGLLLMEPDYGATAVLFATTLGMLFLGGVPLVLFLGWVAAGLGVMVAMVLLAPYRLQRLTTFMDPWVDPFNTGFQLTQALIAVGRGQWLGVGLGGSVQKLFYLPEAHTDFLVAVLAEELGLLGLLVVVGLFAFVVLRAFQLARQAEDREDPFAAYVGYGIGLSLALQALVNVGVNLGALPTKGLTLPLMSYGGSSMLVNCLAGGLLLRLAQEQRLGGAR